One segment of Bacteroides caecimuris DNA contains the following:
- a CDS encoding UDP-2,3-diacylglucosamine diphosphatase — MKNVYFLSDAHLGSRAIEHGRTQERRLVNFLDSIKHKASAIYLLGDMFDYWYEFRLVVPKGYTRFLGKLSELTDMGVEVHFFIGNHDIWCGDYLTKECGVIMHREPLTTEIYGKEFYLAHGDGLGDPDKKFKLLRWMFHSTTLQTLFSAIHPRWSVELGLSWAKHSRQKRADGKEPDYMGENKEHLVLYTKEYLKSHPNINFFIYGHRHIELDLMLSATSRVLILGDWINFFSYAVFDGGNLFLENYIEGETQI, encoded by the coding sequence ATGAAGAACGTTTATTTCCTTTCCGATGCGCATCTTGGGTCTCGTGCCATAGAGCATGGACGCACCCAGGAAAGACGACTGGTGAACTTCCTCGACAGTATAAAACATAAGGCTTCTGCCATTTACCTGTTGGGAGATATGTTCGATTATTGGTATGAATTCCGGCTGGTGGTTCCTAAAGGTTATACCCGTTTTTTGGGAAAGCTTTCAGAGCTGACAGATATGGGAGTAGAAGTTCACTTCTTTATTGGCAATCATGATATTTGGTGTGGAGATTACCTCACGAAAGAGTGTGGTGTCATTATGCATCGTGAGCCGTTGACTACCGAAATCTATGGGAAAGAGTTTTATTTGGCTCATGGTGACGGACTGGGTGACCCGGACAAGAAGTTTAAATTGCTGCGCTGGATGTTTCATAGTACAACACTTCAGACACTGTTTTCCGCCATCCATCCCCGTTGGAGTGTGGAGTTAGGTCTGTCATGGGCAAAGCATAGCCGGCAGAAACGGGCTGATGGAAAAGAGCCCGATTACATGGGTGAGAATAAGGAACATTTGGTACTCTATACCAAGGAGTATTTGAAAAGCCATCCTAATATCAATTTTTTTATCTACGGGCATCGGCACATTGAATTGGACTTGATGCTAAGTGCGACGTCGCGCGTGCTGATACTTGGCGACTGGATTAATTTCTTCTCTTATGCCGTGTTCGACGGTGGGAATCTTTTTTTGGAAAACTATATCGAAGGGGAGACACAAATCTGA
- a CDS encoding SusF/SusE family outer membrane protein, producing MKKIFNILLAATFAFPLFTACETDNDSNPVLNEPDTFTLDTPAHAADNVYDLKNAESVQLTCSQPDYGFTAATTYKVHVSFEQDFTEATDDTQANYTELGSTYPTTTIDIDASELNSELFDLWTAVNGEQAELPTEPVAVYIRLKANITGSSRGVCLSNVIELPKVLISKVASTLTPPKTMFLVGSMLDTAWKVWKPLTPVYGMDGQFYSMVYFDANSEFKFGTKKDEYIGINDTRVTVTDKTGAQISGSDNFVVENAGWYIFHVKATVKGNDYQFTITFYPAEVYLFGNVTSGSWSFNNAWKFTVPDTKDGNFVSPAMTGNGEVRMCFKTDLDWWRTEFTLHNGEIFYRDFNLIDSWAERGDGYSIQGSTGDVIHLNFTAGTGEKK from the coding sequence ATGAAGAAAATATTCAATATATTATTGGCTGCCACGTTTGCATTTCCTTTGTTCACGGCATGCGAAACAGACAATGACAGCAATCCGGTCTTGAACGAACCCGACACATTTACGCTCGATACTCCCGCTCATGCAGCCGACAACGTATACGACCTGAAAAATGCCGAAAGCGTACAACTCACCTGTTCGCAACCAGACTACGGATTCACGGCAGCCACCACCTACAAGGTACACGTTTCCTTTGAACAGGATTTCACGGAAGCAACAGATGACACGCAGGCCAACTACACGGAATTGGGAAGTACCTACCCAACCACAACCATAGACATAGACGCCTCTGAACTGAACAGTGAACTTTTCGATTTGTGGACTGCCGTAAACGGAGAACAAGCGGAACTCCCCACCGAACCGGTAGCTGTATACATCCGCCTGAAAGCCAACATCACAGGTAGTAGCAGAGGGGTATGTTTGTCCAATGTGATTGAGCTACCGAAAGTTCTGATTTCCAAGGTTGCCAGTACACTGACGCCTCCCAAGACCATGTTCCTTGTAGGTTCTATGTTGGATACCGCATGGAAAGTATGGAAGCCATTGACTCCAGTTTACGGCATGGACGGTCAGTTCTATTCAATGGTTTACTTCGATGCTAACTCCGAATTCAAGTTCGGCACAAAGAAAGACGAATATATCGGTATTAACGACACCCGCGTGACGGTTACCGACAAAACCGGAGCCCAAATCAGCGGCAGCGACAACTTTGTCGTAGAAAACGCCGGATGGTATATCTTCCACGTCAAAGCAACTGTCAAAGGCAATGATTATCAGTTCACCATCACCTTCTATCCGGCAGAAGTATATCTGTTCGGTAACGTGACCAGCGGTTCGTGGTCGTTCAATAACGCATGGAAGTTTACGGTCCCAGATACCAAAGACGGCAACTTCGTATCTCCTGCCATGACCGGAAACGGAGAAGTGCGTATGTGCTTCAAAACAGATCTCGACTGGTGGAGAACGGAATTCACACTCCACAACGGTGAAATCTTCTATCGTGATTTCAATCTTATCGACAGTTGGGCAGAGAGAGGAGACGGCTATTCCATACAAGGTTCAACCGGCGATGTGATACATCTGAACTTCACGGCAGGTACGGGAGAAAAGAAGTAA
- a CDS encoding metal-sulfur cluster assembly factor, with translation MEKIDIEEKIVAMLKTVYDPEIPVNVYDLGLIYKIDVSDNGEVVIDMTLTAPNCPAADFIMEDIRQKVESVEGVTAATINLVFEPEWDKDMMSEEAKLELGFL, from the coding sequence ATGGAAAAAATAGACATAGAAGAAAAGATTGTAGCCATGCTAAAAACGGTATACGATCCGGAAATTCCGGTGAATGTATACGATCTTGGACTGATTTATAAGATAGATGTCTCCGATAATGGAGAAGTGGTAATTGATATGACATTGACAGCCCCTAACTGTCCGGCTGCTGATTTTATCATGGAAGATATTCGTCAGAAAGTGGAATCGGTGGAGGGGGTGACTGCGGCTACCATTAATCTGGTATTTGAACCGGAATGGGACAAAGATATGATGAGTGAGGAAGCGAAACTCGAACTCGGTTTTCTCTAG
- a CDS encoding glycosyltransferase translates to MRYSVIIPVYNRPDEVDELLQSLTMQHFKDFEVVVVEDGSSIPCKEVVVRYADRLNIKYFSKPNSGPGQTRNYGAERSEGEYLIILDSDVILPEGYFDAVEKELLASPADAFGGPDRAHDSFTDIQKAINYSMTSFFTTGGIRGGKKKMDKFYPRSFNMGVRRAVYEALGGFSKMRFGEDIDFSIRIFKNGYACRLFPDAWVYHKRRTDLKKFFKQVHNSGIARINLYKKYPDSLKLVHLLPAVFTLGVAFFLLGTPFCLFSFLPIILYALLVCVDSTIQNKSLTIGVYSIAAAFIQLIGYGTGFWRAWWQRCVRGKDEFEAFQKNFYK, encoded by the coding sequence ATGCGTTACTCCGTCATAATTCCTGTTTATAATCGTCCTGATGAAGTGGATGAATTATTGCAAAGTCTTACCATGCAACACTTTAAAGATTTCGAAGTCGTTGTTGTAGAAGATGGTTCCTCCATCCCTTGTAAAGAAGTAGTAGTCCGGTATGCAGACCGGTTGAATATAAAATACTTCTCTAAACCTAACTCCGGTCCGGGACAAACCCGCAATTACGGAGCAGAACGTAGCGAAGGAGAATACCTTATTATATTAGATTCTGATGTCATTCTTCCCGAAGGATACTTCGATGCGGTAGAAAAAGAACTTCTCGCTTCTCCTGCCGACGCTTTCGGCGGTCCCGACCGTGCACACGATTCTTTCACGGATATCCAAAAGGCGATAAACTATTCTATGACTTCTTTCTTTACGACCGGAGGAATCCGTGGCGGAAAAAAGAAGATGGACAAATTCTATCCCCGCAGTTTTAATATGGGAGTTCGCCGGGCAGTGTATGAGGCTTTAGGCGGATTTTCAAAGATGCGTTTTGGAGAGGATATTGATTTCAGCATCCGTATTTTTAAGAACGGCTATGCTTGCCGGCTTTTTCCGGATGCTTGGGTGTATCACAAACGGCGCACTGATTTGAAGAAGTTCTTCAAGCAAGTGCATAACTCCGGTATTGCCCGTATTAATCTTTATAAGAAATATCCGGACTCTCTGAAACTGGTGCATTTACTTCCTGCTGTATTTACGCTGGGAGTGGCATTCTTTTTATTAGGGACTCCATTCTGTCTTTTTAGTTTTTTGCCAATCATTCTTTATGCATTGTTGGTATGTGTGGATTCTACTATTCAGAATAAGAGTCTGACTATTGGTGTGTATTCCATAGCTGCTGCATTTATACAACTTATCGGCTATGGTACAGGCTTCTGGCGTGCATGGTGGCAGCGTTGTGTCAGAGGGAAAGATGAGTTTGAGGCTTTCCAAAAGAATTTTTATAAGTAA
- a CDS encoding DUF5689 domain-containing protein, whose product MKNIFLYTSMMLLSLSYISCNDEETQEIITTGDASSIYISSEAGRREIPLKATCEWIVERDSLTRQWINIEHKKGEGNGSFNLVWRANEKFPRKGKVIVKLANKVKADTIYIYQYGVAPSISFSDKKTDVPATGKEIEVALNTNIPASDSTRIAMTVDYDKGNEWISQLAFNKEMNKMQVKVAANEPEVGERNAVLHITYTDDWGQPYTTDFNIGQMEMGGTKATRTISFAEVRKMVEATAGTLTIDDDIAIEGIIVCDATGANNAANTQLDKTKIDMSTTYRTSYIQSLDGKYGFALVFDTKELNDFAPFEKVKIWLKGLTLKKEDMPQRYTLTDMGLKSFISKEKGDATNIIKKERTMAELTDNDVYTFVTLKNCEFPIHKGSFTPFNEGYCPSYNVQRVDRYPLLMHDNQGRSMFLMTNIDCTYRRDGSVLPQGSGTVSGIIVHEEYPRFEKDGNIGLYQMRHLSREDIKIDLSKDNSFSTIIAEWNAFKLSGTKVLPSYGSGELWHTSTTPTAAPDYGHVGPFVNGEITGTTKGVISGTLNLAFQTKNWWTTTGANSWMIKISTSGITATHISLQLATLNYAIGAPRYWNVEWSEHGNPDGIWNKAGEYTIPDVVQWGNTLYEQLNAWKNTNIELPLDLLGKTSVYLRLIPSVNKAGTTTTYDTASINNNSTSGLMYVSIRYNQ is encoded by the coding sequence ATGAAAAATATATTTTTATATACAAGCATGATGCTCCTGTCACTTTCCTATATTTCGTGTAACGACGAAGAAACACAGGAAATAATAACTACCGGCGATGCATCCAGTATCTACATATCATCGGAAGCCGGCAGGCGTGAAATACCTTTAAAAGCAACCTGCGAATGGATAGTGGAACGCGACTCCTTGACCCGTCAGTGGATTAACATCGAACATAAAAAAGGAGAAGGAAACGGAAGCTTCAATCTGGTTTGGAGAGCAAATGAAAAGTTTCCTCGTAAAGGTAAAGTGATTGTAAAGCTCGCCAACAAGGTAAAAGCAGATACTATTTATATCTACCAATATGGTGTAGCACCTTCCATTTCCTTTTCGGACAAGAAGACCGACGTCCCCGCTACCGGCAAGGAGATAGAAGTAGCACTCAACACCAATATTCCCGCCAGCGACAGCACTCGCATCGCGATGACCGTGGATTATGACAAAGGCAACGAATGGATTTCGCAACTTGCATTCAATAAAGAGATGAACAAGATGCAAGTAAAAGTGGCTGCCAATGAGCCCGAAGTAGGCGAACGTAATGCCGTCCTCCACATTACTTATACTGACGATTGGGGACAGCCTTACACTACCGACTTCAATATTGGGCAAATGGAAATGGGAGGTACCAAAGCTACAAGAACCATCTCTTTTGCCGAAGTCCGCAAAATGGTGGAAGCTACTGCCGGAACGCTGACAATTGACGATGACATAGCCATCGAAGGCATAATAGTTTGTGATGCAACAGGAGCAAATAATGCTGCCAACACCCAACTAGACAAAACGAAAATCGACATGTCTACAACTTACCGTACGAGCTACATACAGAGCCTTGATGGCAAATATGGGTTTGCATTGGTTTTCGACACCAAGGAATTGAACGACTTTGCGCCTTTCGAAAAAGTAAAAATCTGGCTAAAAGGATTAACTCTAAAGAAAGAAGACATGCCCCAACGCTACACATTAACAGATATGGGACTTAAAAGTTTTATTTCAAAGGAGAAAGGAGACGCAACAAACATTATAAAAAAAGAACGCACGATGGCAGAGCTCACTGATAACGATGTTTACACGTTCGTGACCTTAAAGAACTGCGAATTTCCCATCCACAAAGGTTCCTTCACCCCTTTCAACGAAGGCTATTGCCCCAGCTACAATGTACAGCGTGTCGACCGATATCCTTTGCTAATGCACGACAATCAAGGAAGAAGCATGTTCCTAATGACCAATATCGACTGTACTTACCGTCGTGACGGCAGTGTGTTGCCACAAGGTTCAGGAACTGTTTCAGGCATCATTGTACACGAAGAATACCCCCGCTTCGAAAAGGATGGAAATATCGGGCTCTATCAGATGCGCCACCTCTCCCGCGAAGATATAAAAATCGACCTGTCAAAAGATAATAGTTTCTCCACAATCATTGCCGAATGGAATGCATTCAAACTTTCGGGCACCAAAGTACTTCCTTCATACGGAAGCGGCGAGTTGTGGCATACATCTACTACTCCTACAGCTGCGCCCGACTACGGCCATGTAGGTCCTTTCGTCAATGGAGAAATCACCGGAACCACCAAAGGAGTTATTTCCGGTACTCTGAATCTGGCTTTTCAAACTAAAAACTGGTGGACAACTACAGGAGCAAACAGCTGGATGATAAAAATATCGACTTCCGGCATCACTGCCACACACATTTCATTACAGCTTGCTACATTAAACTATGCCATTGGTGCACCTCGTTACTGGAATGTAGAATGGTCTGAACACGGAAATCCAGACGGGATATGGAATAAAGCAGGCGAATACACCATCCCGGATGTAGTGCAATGGGGCAACACCCTTTATGAACAATTGAATGCATGGAAAAACACCAACATAGAGTTACCTCTTGATTTGCTTGGCAAAACCTCCGTCTACTTGCGACTGATTCCTTCCGTTAACAAAGCCGGAACAACCACAACCTACGATACCGCCAGCATTAACAACAACAGCACCAGTGGCCTGATGTATGTAAGTATTCGCTATAACCAATAA
- a CDS encoding endonuclease/exonuclease/phosphatase family protein encodes MNKFCKIFYAAMALVMVICHSSCNDEEELPTGELELDSGSSVTTETLKVVSYNILEGMKLDKDNNYDNFVAWVSEQAPDILAIEETNGFTKETLTALANRWGHSHAEICKETGYPVSLTSKYPIEVISRIRKGVSHGGIHAQIKGINILVLHLYPQSYAPSGSTAANGDAYRLEEIQTYLDNTVRKYPDEKYWLMMGDFNSASPLDKNDLASGSNINYQVHQTILDSGYRDPIREMNVNFVRSCPTVYGGWTGPTGSYKGSRIDFIYASGEAMRNMLNAQILMDDFTDNYSDHYPVTVTCRIYNK; translated from the coding sequence ATGAATAAATTTTGCAAAATATTTTATGCTGCAATGGCATTAGTGATGGTTATCTGCCACTCCAGTTGCAACGATGAAGAAGAACTGCCTACCGGAGAACTCGAACTGGACAGCGGTTCCAGTGTAACGACAGAAACATTGAAAGTGGTAAGCTACAACATACTCGAAGGAATGAAATTGGACAAAGACAACAACTACGATAATTTTGTAGCTTGGGTCAGTGAACAAGCACCTGACATACTGGCAATTGAAGAAACCAATGGTTTCACTAAAGAAACGCTTACAGCACTGGCAAACCGTTGGGGACATAGCCACGCAGAGATATGCAAGGAGACAGGTTATCCCGTATCCCTCACATCCAAATATCCGATTGAAGTGATAAGCCGTATCCGCAAAGGGGTATCACATGGAGGGATACATGCCCAAATCAAAGGCATTAATATCCTCGTACTGCATCTTTATCCCCAATCCTACGCTCCGTCCGGCTCCACCGCTGCCAATGGAGATGCTTACCGCCTGGAGGAAATTCAAACTTACCTCGACAACACAGTTCGTAAATATCCCGATGAAAAATACTGGCTGATGATGGGAGACTTCAACTCGGCATCACCACTTGACAAGAACGATCTTGCTTCGGGCAGCAATATCAATTATCAGGTGCACCAGACTATCCTCGACAGCGGCTATCGAGATCCGATACGTGAAATGAACGTCAATTTTGTGCGTAGTTGCCCTACCGTATATGGCGGTTGGACAGGTCCGACAGGGTCTTATAAAGGTTCTCGTATCGACTTCATCTATGCATCAGGAGAAGCTATGCGCAATATGCTCAACGCCCAAATCTTAATGGACGACTTTACCGACAATTATTCCGATCACTATCCGGTGACGGTAACTTGCCGCATCTATAATAAATAA
- the radC gene encoding RadC family protein, with the protein MESKHKLSINQWALEDRPREKMMEKGAAALSDAELLAILIGSGNTEESAVELMRRLLLSCDNNLNSLAKWEVCDYSRFKGIGPAKSITVMAALELGKRRRLQSTKERIQITCSKDIYEIFQPLMCDLEQEEFWVLLLNQATKLIDKVRISTGGIDGTYADVRTILREALLQRATQIAVVHNHPSGNIRPSQPDKTLTEHIRKAADTMNIHLIDHVVVCEDGFFSFADEGLL; encoded by the coding sequence ATGGAAAGTAAACACAAATTATCCATCAACCAATGGGCACTGGAGGACCGCCCACGGGAGAAAATGATGGAAAAGGGAGCAGCAGCATTGAGCGATGCCGAACTACTCGCTATATTAATTGGCTCCGGAAATACGGAAGAAAGTGCTGTTGAACTGATGCGACGCCTGCTTCTATCTTGTGATAACAATCTCAATTCCTTGGCAAAATGGGAAGTCTGCGACTATTCCCGTTTTAAAGGTATAGGACCGGCAAAGAGCATTACGGTGATGGCAGCTTTGGAACTCGGAAAGCGGCGGAGACTGCAAAGTACAAAAGAAAGAATTCAAATCACTTGTTCAAAAGACATCTATGAAATATTCCAACCTCTGATGTGCGATCTTGAACAAGAAGAATTTTGGGTTCTTTTATTGAACCAAGCAACGAAACTGATTGATAAAGTGCGTATCAGTACCGGTGGAATAGATGGAACATACGCCGATGTACGTACTATCCTTCGGGAAGCATTGCTGCAAAGAGCCACCCAGATAGCTGTGGTCCATAATCATCCTTCAGGGAATATCCGTCCTAGTCAGCCTGACAAAACACTGACAGAACATATTCGTAAAGCGGCAGATACAATGAATATCCACTTGATAGATCATGTTGTCGTTTGCGAAGACGGGTTCTTTAGCTTTGCGGATGAAGGATTGCTTTAA